The DNA segment GTTCTCCACGAAATACAGTTTGTTGTTCTTCAGGTCGGTGATGGCGATGTGCGAGGCGTGGTACGGCAGCCCTCTGTAATTCACCTTGAACTGTGCCCAGTGAAAAGCCAGCCCGGAGTCGGGCAGTACGCCGGACACATACCACCACTCGGTTGCGGCATTTCTGGCCCCCAGATCGCCCGGCGCTGGCATGTTCGCCGGATCGAAGGCCATCGGCGCAGGCACGCAGGCGGTGAACAGCAAGCTGCCCGTGATCAGGGCGGCGGCGAGGCGCAGGTTGTGCATGCTGTCAGGGTAACGGTTGGTGTTGGGGGTGACTTGGAGATTTGACCCAAAAGCAAAGGCCGGAGCGTCTGCCCCGGCCTTGTTTCATCAATCATCAACTTTCAACCTACTCGTCGCCCAGGTACGCCTTACGCACGCTCTCGTCTTTGGCGATGTCGCTGGCCTTGCCGCTCAGCTTCATCTCGCCGGTTTGCAGCACGTAGGCGCGGTGGGCAATCGCCAGGGCCATGTTGGCGTTCTGTTCCACCAGCAGCACGGTGGTGCCGTGTTCCTTGTTCAGCTTGACGATGATGTCGAAGATCGCCTCCACGAACAGCGGCGACAGGCCCATGCTCGGCTCGTCCAGCAGCAGCAGGCGCGGGTTGACCATCAGCGCGCGGGCAATCGCCAGCATCTGCTGCTCGCCCCCCGACATGGTGCCGCCCAGTTGGTTCTCGCGCTCTTTCAGGCGGGGAAAGTAGGCGAAGCCCTCCTGCACGCGCTCCTCGATCAGCTTCTTGTCGGTAATCGTGTACGCGCCCACTTCCAGATTCTCGCGGACGGTCAGTTGCGCGAAGATCCGGCGGCCTTCCGGCACATGGCTCATGCCCATCTGCATGGTCTGGTGGGCGGGCTTCCCGGCAACGTCCTCGCCCAGATAGCTCAGCGTGCCGGTGCGCGGTTTCATCATGCCGCTGACGGTTCGCAGCGTGGTGGTCTTGCCCGCGCCGTTGCCGCCGATCAGCGCCACGATCTCACCCTCATAGGCGTTGAGGGTGATGCCCTTGAGGGCGTGGATGTGGTCGTAGTACGAGTGGATGTCGGTCAGGGCCAGCATGGGCGTTCCCGTGGTGTCGGGGGCCGCTGCGGGCGTGGGTGCCGTGGTCAGGTGGGTGCTGAGATGGCTCATTGTGAGGCTTCCTCCTTGCCGTATTCCCCGGCGGCGGCCCCGCGTCCCAGATACGCTTCCATCACGGCGGGATCATTGCGGACCTGATGCGGCAGGCCCTCACTGATCTTGGTGCCGTAATCCAGCACGGTGATGTATTCGCTGAGGGTCATGACCAGCCGCATGTCGTGTTCGATCAGGCAGATGGTCACGCCCAGCTCGTCGCGGATGCGGCGAATTAGGGCCTTGAGGTCCTCCGTTTCGCGGGGGTTCATCCCGGCGGCGGGTTCGTCCAGCAGGATCAGCTTGGGCGTGGTGGCCAGCGCGCGGGCGATTTCCAGCTTGCGCTGATCGCCGTAGGGCAGGTTGGTGGCGATCTCGTTGCGCCATTTGCTCAGGCCCACGAAGTCCAGCATGATGCGGGCAGCCTCGCGCGCCTCGTGTTCGGACTCGTGAAAGCGGCGGGTTCGCAACACGGCGTCCACGAAGGTGCTTTTCAGGCGGGAATTGCGCCCCACCATGATGTTTTCCTCGCTGGTCATGCTGGAGAACAGCCGGATGTTCTGGAAGGTGCGCGCGATTCCGGCCTCTGTCACCTGATCGGGGCGCAGGCCCACCAGCTCACGCCCGGCCAGCTTGATGCTGCCGCGCGTGGGGGCGTAGATGCCGGTGATCATGTTAAAAAACGTGGTCTTGCCCGCGCCGTTGGGACCGATCACGCTGACGA comes from the Deinococcus sp. AJ005 genome and includes:
- a CDS encoding ABC transporter ATP-binding protein, giving the protein MLALTDIHSYYDHIHALKGITLNAYEGEIVALIGGNGAGKTTTLRTVSGMMKPRTGTLSYLGEDVAGKPAHQTMQMGMSHVPEGRRIFAQLTVRENLEVGAYTITDKKLIEERVQEGFAYFPRLKERENQLGGTMSGGEQQMLAIARALMVNPRLLLLDEPSMGLSPLFVEAIFDIIVKLNKEHGTTVLLVEQNANMALAIAHRAYVLQTGEMKLSGKASDIAKDESVRKAYLGDE
- a CDS encoding ABC transporter ATP-binding protein, which produces MIKTTVRPGPTAPASGGSILEVDALTKEFGGLTAVNSVTMHVPDRSIVSVIGPNGAGKTTFFNMITGIYAPTRGSIKLAGRELVGLRPDQVTEAGIARTFQNIRLFSSMTSEENIMVGRNSRLKSTFVDAVLRTRRFHESEHEAREAARIMLDFVGLSKWRNEIATNLPYGDQRKLEIARALATTPKLILLDEPAAGMNPRETEDLKALIRRIRDELGVTICLIEHDMRLVMTLSEYITVLDYGTKISEGLPHQVRNDPAVMEAYLGRGAAAGEYGKEEASQ